The following proteins are encoded in a genomic region of Actinomadura sp. NAK00032:
- a CDS encoding serine hydrolase, translating into MIKFSRWTAFAVSSVTAAAAFAAVTVVRAAPDAHTAQPQSSLTRSASEGFQETLNELVKSKAATAVLLRVRTADGGEWSGAAGVSDVRTGRPADPAGYFRIGSVTKTFAATVLLQLVDEGRLRLDDPVAEHLPGVVPGGERITVRQVLQHTSLLRDYMSDPGWSTNRWRGAERFRSYKPDQLLAQAFRTPAHNPPDVTWKYSNTNYVVVGRLIERLTGRPYGKEVERRVLRPLRLTQTIVPGNRPGLPRPHAHGYVQLPDGRTVDATRMNPSLDWAAGEMISTTRDLGRFLDGLLGGRLLSPATLAAMRTVHPTNAGFSYGLGLQEYALPCGKRMIGHSGQLIGYTTYALRSDDGRQMNLSVNLGSAPPSTDELYALAGKVFC; encoded by the coding sequence ATGATCAAATTTTCCAGATGGACGGCGTTCGCGGTCTCCAGCGTGACGGCGGCGGCGGCCTTTGCCGCGGTCACGGTCGTCCGCGCCGCTCCCGACGCGCATACGGCGCAGCCCCAGTCGAGCCTCACCCGTTCGGCCTCGGAAGGCTTCCAGGAGACGTTGAACGAGCTGGTGAAATCCAAGGCGGCCACGGCCGTCCTGCTCCGCGTGCGGACCGCGGACGGCGGCGAGTGGTCCGGCGCGGCGGGCGTGTCCGACGTCCGGACCGGGCGGCCCGCCGATCCGGCCGGGTACTTCCGGATCGGCAGCGTCACCAAGACGTTCGCGGCGACCGTCCTGCTGCAACTCGTCGACGAGGGACGGCTGCGGCTCGACGACCCCGTGGCCGAGCACCTGCCCGGCGTCGTCCCCGGCGGGGAGCGGATCACGGTGCGGCAGGTCCTCCAGCACACCAGCCTGCTTCGCGACTACATGAGCGACCCTGGATGGTCCACCAACCGCTGGCGCGGGGCGGAACGGTTCCGCAGCTACAAGCCCGACCAGCTCCTGGCGCAGGCGTTCCGCACCCCCGCCCACAATCCCCCGGACGTCACCTGGAAGTACTCCAACACCAACTACGTGGTCGTAGGGCGGTTGATCGAGCGGCTGACCGGGCGGCCGTACGGCAAGGAGGTGGAGCGGCGTGTCCTGCGCCCGCTCCGGCTGACCCAGACGATCGTTCCCGGCAACCGCCCCGGCCTGCCCCGCCCGCACGCGCACGGCTACGTGCAGCTGCCCGACGGGCGAACCGTGGACGCCACCCGCATGAACCCCTCCCTCGACTGGGCGGCGGGCGAGATGATCTCCACCACCCGGGACCTCGGCCGGTTCCTCGACGGACTGCTCGGCGGGCGGCTGCTGTCCCCCGCGACGCTCGCCGCGATGCGCACCGTGCACCCCACCAACGCCGGGTTCTCCTACGGGCTCGGGCTCCAGGAGTACGCGCTGCCCTGCGGCAAGCGCATGATCGGGCACAGCGGTCAGCTCATCGGCTACACCACCTACGCGCTCCGCTCCGACGACGGACGGCAGATGAACCTGTCGGTCAACCTCGGCTCCGCGCCGCCCTCGACCGACGAGCTCTACGCCCTCGCCGGCAAGGTGTTCTGCTGA
- a CDS encoding DUF397 domain-containing protein, giving the protein MDLSNATWRKASRSGENGGDCVELADVAGASAVAVRDSKDPDGPVLLLTRTALRTAVQSAADTH; this is encoded by the coding sequence ATGGACCTGAGTAACGCCACCTGGCGCAAGGCAAGCCGCAGTGGCGAAAACGGCGGGGACTGCGTCGAGCTGGCCGACGTGGCTGGTGCGTCGGCCGTGGCGGTGCGGGACAGCAAGGACCCGGACGGCCCCGTCCTCCTGCTGACCCGCACGGCCCTGCGCACGGCCGTCCAGTCCGCCGCCGACACCCACTGA
- a CDS encoding Scr1 family TA system antitoxin-like transcriptional regulator, with product MREQIEHQIALSELPNVTMQIVRNNGRPAGTGGAFVVASMEDRSEVSYMETTVRGITTDDPSDLAKLSETLREMRARALPEDMSQDMLRKALEKWT from the coding sequence ATGCGGGAACAGATCGAGCACCAGATCGCCCTCAGCGAGCTACCCAATGTCACCATGCAAATCGTCCGCAACAATGGACGTCCAGCAGGCACAGGCGGCGCGTTCGTGGTGGCTAGCATGGAGGACCGGAGCGAGGTCTCTTACATGGAGACGACGGTACGAGGCATCACGACCGACGACCCCTCGGACCTCGCCAAACTCTCCGAAACGCTCCGAGAGATGCGAGCGAGGGCCCTCCCCGAAGACATGTCCCAGGACATGCTGAGAAAAGCACTGGAGAAATGGACCTGA
- a CDS encoding ATP-binding protein, with amino-acid sequence MPGDQFCGLVASELVTNALQHAASDTDEAVVLRLSRTEDDALWMEVQDAACGLPHMLAPDTTSETGRGLFIVDQYAPCWGIRALAGDVGKVVFAVIDRT; translated from the coding sequence TTGCCAGGTGATCAGTTCTGCGGCTTGGTGGCCAGCGAACTGGTCACCAACGCGCTCCAGCACGCGGCGTCCGACACCGACGAGGCCGTGGTCCTGCGGTTGAGCCGAACCGAGGACGACGCGTTGTGGATGGAGGTCCAGGACGCCGCCTGCGGCCTCCCGCACATGCTGGCGCCCGACACGACGAGCGAGACGGGCCGCGGCCTGTTCATCGTCGACCAGTACGCCCCCTGCTGGGGCATCCGCGCCCTGGCTGGCGACGTCGGCAAGGTCGTCTTCGCGGTCATCGACCGAACCTGA
- a CDS encoding helix-turn-helix transcriptional regulator: MDHVQLPAGAVLTEPPAPLWALVLAGEFTLETAFDEQSLAEGDAVLIDARTAHRLTASRRHEESVLVVADLRMAVPVRRLPSPLVVRGFGARHGGVLALVTQCPLERACRPTLFAASYGNLIGAAMTTSWQEDQGGDAGPPDEAVTAVVAAVTARPAEPWTVEGMARLVHLSRSALGERFRRALGRGPAELLREIRMREARRLLADPSRPVEYIASAVGYGSTAAFSRAFSSHHGVAPQAWREPSPTRDAQRGEKQPGRRGEPRAEQEGRLHAVGVQERAS, from the coding sequence ATGGACCATGTCCAGCTGCCGGCGGGCGCAGTGCTCACAGAACCGCCGGCCCCGCTGTGGGCGCTGGTGCTGGCGGGCGAGTTCACGCTTGAGACGGCGTTCGATGAGCAGTCACTCGCCGAGGGGGACGCCGTCCTCATCGACGCCCGCACCGCTCACCGGCTCACCGCGTCGCGGCGGCACGAGGAGTCCGTCCTGGTCGTGGCGGACCTGCGCATGGCCGTCCCGGTCCGTCGGCTCCCCAGCCCGCTGGTGGTCCGCGGCTTCGGTGCCCGGCACGGCGGTGTCCTGGCGCTCGTCACGCAGTGCCCGCTCGAACGTGCGTGCCGGCCGACCCTGTTCGCCGCCAGCTACGGCAACCTGATCGGCGCGGCGATGACCACCTCCTGGCAAGAGGACCAGGGCGGCGACGCCGGTCCGCCGGACGAGGCCGTCACCGCGGTGGTGGCCGCCGTGACCGCCCGTCCGGCCGAGCCGTGGACCGTCGAGGGGATGGCCCGCCTGGTCCACCTGTCGCGTTCCGCTCTGGGCGAGCGGTTCCGCCGCGCACTCGGCCGCGGACCCGCGGAGCTGCTCCGGGAGATACGCATGCGGGAGGCGCGCCGACTGCTCGCGGACCCCTCGCGTCCGGTGGAGTACATCGCGTCCGCCGTCGGATACGGCTCCACCGCCGCCTTCAGCCGGGCGTTCTCGTCCCATCACGGTGTCGCGCCGCAGGCCTGGCGGGAGCCGTCACCCACGCGGGACGCGCAGCGCGGCGAAAAGCAGCCCGGCCGCCGCGGCGAACCCCGTGCCGAGCAGGAAGGCCGCCTGCACGCCGTCGGCGTCCAGGAGCGCGCCTCCTGA
- a CDS encoding MFS transporter, which produces MSTPQSSTPSTVTAPPESPVRSGGSANWSPIVALAAGIAVLVGSEFLPASVLPAMAADLGVSEGTAGLAVAATAVAGAVTAPSIAVLLPRTDRRTVLTWLLVAAAVSNLAVALAPGFAVLLLGRLVLGAAIAGYWSFAFGAGTRAMPGRDSVVSTSIALGVTLATIGGVPLASLLGDAVGWRLVFGVAAALSIVAALAVALTLPPVPPHPAAGMAMLRAALANRRLMAGVLGVVLVAFGNFAAYPFIRVAIEDVDAGATVWLLLVWGVGGLAGNLAAGRFAGRLRAVVAAAPLLLAGGLLVTATAPSLPVLAAGVVVWGLAFNMVPVATQLWVTRVEPERAESALSLQVTAFQVAITLGSASGGALLDADGVQAAFLLGTGFAAAAGLLFAALRVPRG; this is translated from the coding sequence ATGTCAACGCCTCAGTCCTCGACGCCGTCCACCGTCACTGCGCCGCCCGAGTCGCCCGTTAGGTCCGGCGGCTCGGCGAACTGGTCACCGATCGTCGCGCTCGCCGCCGGGATCGCGGTGCTCGTCGGCAGCGAGTTCCTGCCGGCCAGCGTGCTGCCCGCCATGGCCGCCGACCTCGGGGTCAGCGAGGGCACCGCCGGTCTCGCGGTCGCCGCGACCGCGGTCGCGGGCGCGGTCACCGCCCCCAGCATCGCGGTGCTGCTGCCCCGGACCGACCGGCGCACGGTCCTGACCTGGCTCCTGGTCGCGGCGGCCGTCTCGAACCTGGCGGTGGCGCTCGCCCCCGGTTTCGCCGTCCTACTCCTCGGCCGCCTCGTCCTCGGCGCCGCGATCGCCGGGTACTGGTCGTTCGCGTTCGGCGCCGGCACCCGCGCCATGCCGGGACGCGACAGCGTGGTCTCAACGTCCATCGCGCTGGGCGTCACCCTCGCGACGATCGGCGGCGTCCCGTTGGCGTCCCTGCTCGGCGACGCGGTCGGCTGGCGGCTGGTGTTCGGGGTCGCGGCGGCCCTCAGTATCGTCGCCGCCCTGGCCGTGGCCCTGACGTTGCCGCCGGTGCCCCCGCACCCGGCCGCCGGAATGGCGATGCTGCGGGCGGCGCTCGCCAACCGCCGGCTGATGGCCGGGGTGCTGGGCGTGGTCCTGGTCGCGTTCGGCAACTTCGCCGCCTACCCCTTCATCCGGGTCGCGATCGAGGACGTCGACGCGGGCGCCACGGTGTGGCTGCTGCTGGTCTGGGGCGTGGGCGGGCTGGCGGGCAACCTCGCCGCCGGGCGGTTCGCTGGACGGTTGCGCGCGGTGGTCGCCGCGGCCCCGCTGCTGCTGGCCGGCGGCCTGCTGGTCACCGCGACCGCACCGTCCCTGCCGGTGCTGGCCGCGGGGGTCGTCGTGTGGGGCCTGGCCTTCAACATGGTCCCGGTCGCCACCCAGCTCTGGGTGACCCGCGTCGAGCCCGAGCGCGCCGAGTCGGCCCTGTCGTTGCAGGTCACCGCGTTCCAGGTGGCGATCACGCTGGGGTCGGCGTCAGGAGGCGCGCTCCTGGACGCCGACGGCGTGCAGGCGGCCTTCCTGCTCGGCACGGGGTTCGCCGCGGCGGCCGGGCTGCTTTTCGCCGCGCTGCGCGTCCCGCGTGGGTGA